One stretch of Danio rerio strain Tuebingen ecotype United States chromosome 6, GRCz12tu, whole genome shotgun sequence DNA includes these proteins:
- the rereb gene encoding arginine-glutamic acid dipeptide repeats protein isoform X1, producing the protein MDDLFSPRRQLNSTQGEIRVGPSHQAKLPELQPPPAHGTESVTENEDLVWAPGVNDCDLLMYLRAARSMAAFAGMCDGGSTEDGCLAASRDDTTLNALNTLHESQYDAAKALQCLVKKPVPKLIEKSWSEDEVKRFIKGLRQYGKNFFKIRKDLLPSKKTGELITFYYYWKKTPEAVAARPHRQQRRQPVSRKVKTRNATAAANATSRTSSMELSSASEDDLDSEDSEQGGKRQACSHCLSTNSKDWHHGGRDNVLLCSSCHTHFSKHRRLPPVPKPADPPYLFKPVKEEEEESRHGMKTRRSRVPPHMSSLRSGRNRPTGSPERGLSPPSEDVRPNGQSSRASSTTMTTRASSSDMKNGVAGKTNKKMKVEASVVKGVKRQRESAAPDADEPERKNMKRPKNQEGPDSPSECEGEGESSDSRSANEDGSSDTKDIDQDNRSSSPSLASPLQANESDSDSPAPPPASGPITQAQPQQPAAASTTHTPSESPPSPQPTLPTFSSAPSPGAATTTVTSKAPSAETTLDVPSPSPFRSGPKAPEAPTSYSNSSSQQVQCPGQGQSLPVPAHYQHNSGQLQNPSSGANQPQGFTSRPLHLQRESPFPPLPATATSQIKPPPTTPIPPSHKQPPHLSAPPPHFLQIHPNLPPPPALKPLASLPSQHLPSSQPPPLHVIPQNNPAPPSVLTQTQSQQVKSHSSAAPQVAASSHPPLPPNRPSPESTASYPLYTSPIPVPAHQPSTSSSASTPVGQAIIKEEPVDEEEECDSPPPPRRSPSPAPTVVDIPSHASQSARFIKHLNRGYNSCSRTDLYFTPLTSSKLAKKREEAAERSRREAELSARQGRERERERERERERERERERERERDSDKASRASSSSHDGRISEHLLAAHVQPGRPSFEPPPPTTVAAVPPYLGPDTPALRTLSEYARPHVMSPTNRNHPFFMPLGPGEHLLAYHMPGLYAADPALRERELRELREREIRERMKPGFEVKPPELENPLHPSANPMEHFARHGALPLAHVAGPHHFAQFHPAMERNVAAPPRPEISYAERLTAERLHAERMASVAAGDPVARLQMLNVTPHHHQHSHIHSHLHLHQQDPLNQGQGPHPLVDPLAAGPPLARFPYPPGAITNPLLSELPHEHEMLRHPLFGAPFPRELPGPLAPMSAAHQLQAMQAQSAELQRLALEQQWLHGHAHLHSAPLPSQEDYYSRLKKEGDKQS; encoded by the exons ATGGACGACTTGTTCAGTCCGCGAAG GCAGCTGAATAGCACACAAGGAGAGATTCGAGTTGGACCAAGTCATCAG GCCAAGCTCCCAGAATTACAGCCGCCTCCTGCTCACGGTACAGAGTCGGTCACAGAAAATGAGGATCTGGTTTGGGCACCTGGGGTCAATGACTGTGACCTTCTCATGTATCTGCGGGCTGCCAG GAGCATGGCAGCTTTTGCAGGGATGTGTGATGGAGGTTCAACAGAAGATGGTTGTCTTGCAGCTTCACGGGATGATAccactttaaatgctttaaatacg CTTCATGAAAGCCAATATGATGCAGCCAAAGCACTTCAGTGCCTGGTGAAGAAACCTGTTCCAAAGCTTATTGAGAAATCCTGGTCTGAAGATGAAGTG AAACGGTTTATCAAAGGACTCAGACAGTACGGCAAAAACTTCTTCAAGATTCGTAAGGATCTACTGCCTAGTAAGAAAACG GGTGAGCTGATCACATTTTACTACTACTGGAAGAAAACTCCAGAAGCTGTGGCGGCGCGACCTCACCGTCAGCAAAGAAGACAGCCAGTGTCTCGCAAAGTGAAAACTCGCAATGCAACAGCTGCAGCCAATGCAACATCTCGCACTTCTTCTA TGGAGCTCAGTTCGGCCAGTGAAGATGATCTGGACAGTGAGGATAGTGAGCAGGGTGGCAAACGTCAAGCTTGCAGTCACTGTCTATCCACTA ACTCCAAAGACTGGCATCATGGTGGAAGAGATAATGTCTTGCTGTGCTCTAGCTGCCACACTCACTTCAGCAAACATCGGCGTCTGCCACCCGTTCCCAAACCAGCAGACCCACCGTATCTCTTCAAACCCGTCaaagaagaggaagaggaaagCAGGCATGGCATGAAGACCCGCCGCAGCCGCGTGCCCCCACAT ATGTCATCTCTTCGAAGCGGACGCAACAGGCCAACCGGGAGTCCCGAGAGGGGCCTCTCTCCGCCATCTGAGGATGTGCGGCCTAATGGTCAGTCCTCTAGAGCCAGTTCCACTACAATGACAACCAGGGCGTCCAGCTCAGATATGAAGAATGGAGTTGCTGGCAAGACCAACAAG AAGATGAAAGTAGAGGCGTCTGTTGTAAAGGGTGTGAAAAGACAGAGAGAGTCAGCTGCTCCAGATGCTGACGAACCGGAGAGGAAAAACATGAAACGACCAAAGAATCAG GAGGGTCCTGATTCTCCATCAGAATGTGAGGGTGAAGGCGAAAGCTCTGACAGCCGCAGTGCCAACGAGGATGGCAGCAGTGACACTAAAGACATTGATCAGGACAACCGCAGCTCCTCCCCGAGCCTAGCTAGTCCTCTGCAAGCCAATGAAAGTGATTCAGACTCCCCAGCACCACCGCCTGCATCAGGCCCAATTACACAAGCCCAGCCCCAGCAGCCTGCTGCAGCCTCCACAACACACACCCCATCTGAATCTCCTCCATCTCCTCAGCCCACTCTGCCTACATTTTCATCAGCACCTTCGCCCGGAGCGGCTACAACTACTGTTACATCGAAGGCACCATCTGCGGAGACGACCCTGGATGTTCCCTCTCCATCCCCTTTCAGAAGTGGCCCCAAGGCACCCGAGGCTCCCACCTCTTACTCAAACTCCTCATCTCAACAGGTGCAATGTCCAGGACAGGGGCAGTCATTGCCTGTGCCAGCCCATTATCAGCACAATTCAGGTCAGCTACAAAATCCTTCATCTGGAGCCAATCAGCCACAAGGATTCACTTCCAGACCACTGCACCTTCAAAGAGAGAGTCCTTTTCCTCCTCTTCCTGCTACAGCAACATCCCAAATCAAGCCCCCTCCGACCACTCCAATTCCACCTTCTCACAAGCAGCCACCTCACCTTTCTGCACCTCCACCCCATTTCCTACAGATCCACCCTAATTTACCTCCACCTCCAGCTCTGAAGCCACTCGCTTCCTTGCCCTCACAGCATTTGCCTTCCTCCCAGCCTCCTCCACTGCATGTAATTCCACAAAATAACCCCGCTCCGCCTTCAGTCCTAACTCAGACACAGAGCCAGCAAGTTAAAAGCCACAGCAGTGCTGCACCTCAGGTCGCAGCTAGTTCTCACCCACCGCTGCCCCCGAATCGCCCTTCTCCTGAGTCTACTGCTTCATACCCTCTTTACACTTCTCCCATCCCTGTCCCAGCCCATCAGCCCTCCACATCCTCCTCAGCAAGCACTCCTGTTGGTCAGGCTATAATCAAAGAGGAGCCAGTTGATGAGGAAGAGGAATGTGATAGTCCGCCTCCTCCTCGCAGGAGTCCCTCTCCAGCACCAACAGTTGTGGACATTCCCAGCCATGCAAGTCAGTCAGCAAG ATTCATCAAACACCTCAACCGAGGCTACAACTCCTGCTCTCGCACAGACCTGTACTTCACCCCCTTGACCTCCTCAAAACTGGCTAAAAAGCGAGAGGAAGCTGCCGAACGGTCCAGAAGAGAAGCAGAGCTGAGTGCTCGACAAggaagggagagagaaagagaaagagagcgagagcgggagagagaaagagagcgggagcgagagcgagagagagactcTGATAAAGCCTCT CGTGCTTCAAGCTCATCCCACGATGGCCGCATAAGTGAGCACCTTCTTGCGGCCCACGTGCAGCCAGGTCGTCCATCATTTGAACCTCCCCCACCCACCACCGTTGCTGCTGTTCCTCCTTATCTTGGCCCTGACACTCCAGCTCTGCGCACACTCAGCGAGTACGCCCGGCCACATGTCATGTCACCCACCAACCGCAACCATCCCTTCTTCATGCCATTGGGCCCAGGTGAGCACCTGCTAGCTTATCACATGCCTGGGCTCTACGCAGCAGACCCAGCGCTCAGAGAGCGGGAACTTCGTGAGCTTCGAGAGCGAGAAATCAGGGAAAGAATGAAGCCCGGATTTGAGGTGAAGCCGCCAGAGCTGGAGAACCCACTTCATCCATCAGCAAATCCTATGGAGCACTTTGCCCGCCATGGTGCCCTGCCACTGGCTCATGTGGCTGGACCTCACCATTTTGCCCAGTTCCACCCAGCCATGGAGCGCAATGTAGCAGCTCCACCTCGACCAGAAATCAGCTATGCTGAGCGTTTAACAGCTGAAAGGCTCCATGCTGAAAGGATGGCCTCTGTTGCTGCTGGTGACCCTGTTGCACGGCTTCAGATGCTCAATGTCACACCGCACCACCAccaacactcacacatacactcccATCTTCATCTGCACCAACAGGACCCTCTCAACCAAG GCCAAGGGCCTCATCCCCTAGTGGACCCATTGGCTGCTGGCCCTCCACTGGCACGTTTCCCTTACCCTCCCGGTGCCATCACTAACCCCCTACTCAGTGAGTTACCACACGAGCATGAAATGCTCCGCCACCCTCTGTTTG GAGCACCATTCCCCAGAGAGTTACCAGGCCCACTGGCTCCGATGTCAGCTGCGCATCAGTTGCAGGCGATGCAGGCACAGTCAGCAGAGCTGCAGAGGCTGGCACTGGAGCAGCAGTGGCTACACGGACACGCACACTTACACAGCGCTCCTCTCCCCAGCCAAGAGGACTATTACAG CCGTCTGAAGAAAGAAGGAGACAAGCAGTCCTGA
- the rereb gene encoding arginine-glutamic acid dipeptide repeats protein isoform X2 → MDDLFSPRRQLNSTQGEIRVGPSHQAKLPELQPPPAHGTESVTENEDLVWAPGVNDCDLLMYLRAARSMAAFAGMCDGGSTEDGCLAASRDDTTLNALNTLHESQYDAAKALQCLVKKPVPKLIEKSWSEDEVKRFIKGLRQYGKNFFKIRKDLLPSKKTGELITFYYYWKKTPEAVAARPHRQQRRQPVSRKVKTRNATAAANATSRTSSMELSSASEDDLDSEDSEQGGKRQACSHCLSTNSKDWHHGGRDNVLLCSSCHTHFSKHRRLPPVPKPADPPYLFKPVKEEEEESRHGMKTRRSRVPPHMSSLRSGRNRPTGSPERGLSPPSEDVRPNGQSSRASSTTMTTRASSSDMKNGVAGKTNKKMKVEASVVKGVKRQRESAAPDADEPERKNMKRPKNQEGPDSPSECEGEGESSDSRSANEDGSSDTKDIDQDNRSSSPSLASPLQANESDSDSPAPPPASGPITQAQPQQPAAASTTHTPSESPPSPQPTLPTFSSAPSPGAATTTVTSKAPSAETTLDVPSPSPFRSGPKAPEAPTSYSNSSSQQVQCPGQGQSLPVPAHYQHNSGQLQNPSSGANQPQGFTSRPLHLQRESPFPPLPATATSQIKPPPTTPIPPSHKQPPHLSAPPPHFLQIHPNLPPPPALKPLASLPSQHLPSSQPPPLHVIPQNNPAPPSVLTQTQSQQVKSHSSAAPQVAASSHPPLPPNRPSPESTASYPLYTSPIPVPAHQPSTSSSASTPVGQAIIKEEPVDEEEECDSPPPPRRSPSPAPTVVDIPSHASQSARFIKHLNRGYNSCSRTDLYFTPLTSSKLAKKREEAAERSRREAELSARQGRERERERERERERERERERERERDSDKASRASSSSHDGRISEHLLAAHVQPGRPSFEPPPPTTVAAVPPYLGPDTPALRTLSEYARPHVMSPTNRNHPFFMPLGPGEHLLAYHMPGLYAADPALRERELRELREREIRERMKPGFEVKPPELENPLHPSANPMEHFARHGALPLAHVAGPHHFAQFHPAMERNVAAPPRPEISYAERLTAERLHAERMASVAAGDPVARLQMLNVTPHHHQHSHIHSHLHLHQQDPLNQGQGPHPLVDPLAAGPPLARFPYPPGAITNPLLRAPFPRELPGPLAPMSAAHQLQAMQAQSAELQRLALEQQWLHGHAHLHSAPLPSQEDYYSRLKKEGDKQS, encoded by the exons ATGGACGACTTGTTCAGTCCGCGAAG GCAGCTGAATAGCACACAAGGAGAGATTCGAGTTGGACCAAGTCATCAG GCCAAGCTCCCAGAATTACAGCCGCCTCCTGCTCACGGTACAGAGTCGGTCACAGAAAATGAGGATCTGGTTTGGGCACCTGGGGTCAATGACTGTGACCTTCTCATGTATCTGCGGGCTGCCAG GAGCATGGCAGCTTTTGCAGGGATGTGTGATGGAGGTTCAACAGAAGATGGTTGTCTTGCAGCTTCACGGGATGATAccactttaaatgctttaaatacg CTTCATGAAAGCCAATATGATGCAGCCAAAGCACTTCAGTGCCTGGTGAAGAAACCTGTTCCAAAGCTTATTGAGAAATCCTGGTCTGAAGATGAAGTG AAACGGTTTATCAAAGGACTCAGACAGTACGGCAAAAACTTCTTCAAGATTCGTAAGGATCTACTGCCTAGTAAGAAAACG GGTGAGCTGATCACATTTTACTACTACTGGAAGAAAACTCCAGAAGCTGTGGCGGCGCGACCTCACCGTCAGCAAAGAAGACAGCCAGTGTCTCGCAAAGTGAAAACTCGCAATGCAACAGCTGCAGCCAATGCAACATCTCGCACTTCTTCTA TGGAGCTCAGTTCGGCCAGTGAAGATGATCTGGACAGTGAGGATAGTGAGCAGGGTGGCAAACGTCAAGCTTGCAGTCACTGTCTATCCACTA ACTCCAAAGACTGGCATCATGGTGGAAGAGATAATGTCTTGCTGTGCTCTAGCTGCCACACTCACTTCAGCAAACATCGGCGTCTGCCACCCGTTCCCAAACCAGCAGACCCACCGTATCTCTTCAAACCCGTCaaagaagaggaagaggaaagCAGGCATGGCATGAAGACCCGCCGCAGCCGCGTGCCCCCACAT ATGTCATCTCTTCGAAGCGGACGCAACAGGCCAACCGGGAGTCCCGAGAGGGGCCTCTCTCCGCCATCTGAGGATGTGCGGCCTAATGGTCAGTCCTCTAGAGCCAGTTCCACTACAATGACAACCAGGGCGTCCAGCTCAGATATGAAGAATGGAGTTGCTGGCAAGACCAACAAG AAGATGAAAGTAGAGGCGTCTGTTGTAAAGGGTGTGAAAAGACAGAGAGAGTCAGCTGCTCCAGATGCTGACGAACCGGAGAGGAAAAACATGAAACGACCAAAGAATCAG GAGGGTCCTGATTCTCCATCAGAATGTGAGGGTGAAGGCGAAAGCTCTGACAGCCGCAGTGCCAACGAGGATGGCAGCAGTGACACTAAAGACATTGATCAGGACAACCGCAGCTCCTCCCCGAGCCTAGCTAGTCCTCTGCAAGCCAATGAAAGTGATTCAGACTCCCCAGCACCACCGCCTGCATCAGGCCCAATTACACAAGCCCAGCCCCAGCAGCCTGCTGCAGCCTCCACAACACACACCCCATCTGAATCTCCTCCATCTCCTCAGCCCACTCTGCCTACATTTTCATCAGCACCTTCGCCCGGAGCGGCTACAACTACTGTTACATCGAAGGCACCATCTGCGGAGACGACCCTGGATGTTCCCTCTCCATCCCCTTTCAGAAGTGGCCCCAAGGCACCCGAGGCTCCCACCTCTTACTCAAACTCCTCATCTCAACAGGTGCAATGTCCAGGACAGGGGCAGTCATTGCCTGTGCCAGCCCATTATCAGCACAATTCAGGTCAGCTACAAAATCCTTCATCTGGAGCCAATCAGCCACAAGGATTCACTTCCAGACCACTGCACCTTCAAAGAGAGAGTCCTTTTCCTCCTCTTCCTGCTACAGCAACATCCCAAATCAAGCCCCCTCCGACCACTCCAATTCCACCTTCTCACAAGCAGCCACCTCACCTTTCTGCACCTCCACCCCATTTCCTACAGATCCACCCTAATTTACCTCCACCTCCAGCTCTGAAGCCACTCGCTTCCTTGCCCTCACAGCATTTGCCTTCCTCCCAGCCTCCTCCACTGCATGTAATTCCACAAAATAACCCCGCTCCGCCTTCAGTCCTAACTCAGACACAGAGCCAGCAAGTTAAAAGCCACAGCAGTGCTGCACCTCAGGTCGCAGCTAGTTCTCACCCACCGCTGCCCCCGAATCGCCCTTCTCCTGAGTCTACTGCTTCATACCCTCTTTACACTTCTCCCATCCCTGTCCCAGCCCATCAGCCCTCCACATCCTCCTCAGCAAGCACTCCTGTTGGTCAGGCTATAATCAAAGAGGAGCCAGTTGATGAGGAAGAGGAATGTGATAGTCCGCCTCCTCCTCGCAGGAGTCCCTCTCCAGCACCAACAGTTGTGGACATTCCCAGCCATGCAAGTCAGTCAGCAAG ATTCATCAAACACCTCAACCGAGGCTACAACTCCTGCTCTCGCACAGACCTGTACTTCACCCCCTTGACCTCCTCAAAACTGGCTAAAAAGCGAGAGGAAGCTGCCGAACGGTCCAGAAGAGAAGCAGAGCTGAGTGCTCGACAAggaagggagagagaaagagaaagagagcgagagcgggagagagaaagagagcgggagcgagagcgagagagagactcTGATAAAGCCTCT CGTGCTTCAAGCTCATCCCACGATGGCCGCATAAGTGAGCACCTTCTTGCGGCCCACGTGCAGCCAGGTCGTCCATCATTTGAACCTCCCCCACCCACCACCGTTGCTGCTGTTCCTCCTTATCTTGGCCCTGACACTCCAGCTCTGCGCACACTCAGCGAGTACGCCCGGCCACATGTCATGTCACCCACCAACCGCAACCATCCCTTCTTCATGCCATTGGGCCCAGGTGAGCACCTGCTAGCTTATCACATGCCTGGGCTCTACGCAGCAGACCCAGCGCTCAGAGAGCGGGAACTTCGTGAGCTTCGAGAGCGAGAAATCAGGGAAAGAATGAAGCCCGGATTTGAGGTGAAGCCGCCAGAGCTGGAGAACCCACTTCATCCATCAGCAAATCCTATGGAGCACTTTGCCCGCCATGGTGCCCTGCCACTGGCTCATGTGGCTGGACCTCACCATTTTGCCCAGTTCCACCCAGCCATGGAGCGCAATGTAGCAGCTCCACCTCGACCAGAAATCAGCTATGCTGAGCGTTTAACAGCTGAAAGGCTCCATGCTGAAAGGATGGCCTCTGTTGCTGCTGGTGACCCTGTTGCACGGCTTCAGATGCTCAATGTCACACCGCACCACCAccaacactcacacatacactcccATCTTCATCTGCACCAACAGGACCCTCTCAACCAAG GCCAAGGGCCTCATCCCCTAGTGGACCCATTGGCTGCTGGCCCTCCACTGGCACGTTTCCCTTACCCTCCCGGTGCCATCACTAACCCCCTACTCA GAGCACCATTCCCCAGAGAGTTACCAGGCCCACTGGCTCCGATGTCAGCTGCGCATCAGTTGCAGGCGATGCAGGCACAGTCAGCAGAGCTGCAGAGGCTGGCACTGGAGCAGCAGTGGCTACACGGACACGCACACTTACACAGCGCTCCTCTCCCCAGCCAAGAGGACTATTACAG CCGTCTGAAGAAAGAAGGAGACAAGCAGTCCTGA